The Cyanobacteriota bacterium DNA window CAGACAATAGCCCCGCAACTGGCGAAGACTACAAGGGTATTTTTGGCTCTTTGAATTGGACTGGCGTACCACTAGCAGCTAAGTTTCTCTTCCAGGTTGCTTTTGCTGGCACGGCTGCTACGATCGTATCTGGCGCAGTGGCGGAGCGTATCAAGTTTATTGACTTTCTGATCTTTAGCCTGCTGTTGGTGGGTATTTCCTATCCTATTACCGGGCATTGGGTCTGGGGTGGCGGTTGGCTCTACAAGATAGGTTTTTGGGACTTTGCAGGTTCTACTGTTGTTCACGCAGTTGGCGGTTGGGCAGCTCTAGTTGGTGCTGCGATTCTCGGCCCTCGTATTGGTAAGTACGTCAATGGTCAGCCCCAAGCTATCCCTGGTCACAACCTAAGCATTGCTACGCTAGGCTGTTTGATTCTATGGATTGGCTGGTTTGGTTTCAACCCTGGCTCGACTATGGGGGTTGGTGACGGCAGCGCGATTGCTCACATTGCCTTGACTACGAACTTGGCAGCCGCTGCGGGCGGCATTGCTGCAACTATCACCGCTTGGATGGTTTTCGGTAAGCCTGACTTATCTATGATTATCAACGGTATCCTGGCTGGTCTGGTTGCGGTTACGGCAGGTTGTGCCTTTTATGGCAATTGGCCTGCCGTCATTGTTGGTGCGATTGGTGGTATCATCGTTGTCTTCTCGGTGATTTTCTTTGACAAGATTGGCATTGATGACCCAGTTGGTGCTATCTCTGTTCACTTAGTGAATGGTGCCTGGGGTACCTTGGCTGTTGGTATTTTTGGCCAAGGGCTAAATGCCGGCCCTAAAGGTTTGATTGCTGGCAACCCTGGTCAAATTGTTACGCAGTTAATAGGTATCTTGTCAGTGGGTGGTCTCACTGTGTTGTTAAGCTTTATCTTCTGGTATGTTCTGAAGGCGATTTTCGGGATGCGAGTTACTCGTGAAGAAGAACTGGAAGGCTTGGATATAGGCGAGCACGGTATGCAAGCTTACAGTGGCTTCTTGAAAGAGCCTGAACCATCTACTGGCAGCATCCCTGAAGGTGAAAGCGTTGTTAGCCCTGGTTAAGAGAATAACTAGCAAGTGTCTGCTGATTGATTGCAGATATGGCATCTAAAATTTGATAGATTTCCTCTGTGGTTGAATGGTGCGGGAGATGTTCGTCAAGACATCTCCCATTTTGTTTTTCAATGTTTTTGAATCTGTTTTTCGCCTCCCGCTACCAGAGCTAAGGAGACACCGCGCTCATGTTATCCCTACAACAGCTATATGTGTCTTAGGATATATCTGAGACTACAAGAGTTTACCTACTTCAGCGTGTTTGGATCAATACCTAGCTCCTGTAACTTGGCTGCTAAAATATCAGCCCGCTGACGCTCTTGCTCGGCCCGCTGACGCTCTTGCTCAGCCCGCTGACGCTCTTGCTCGGCCCGCTGACGTTCTTGCTCGGCCCGCTGACGCTCTTGCTCGGCCCGCTGACGCTCTTGCTCAGCCTGCTCAGCACTCCATAGAAGCAGGTTACCATGGACATCCCACCAGCGCAGCCAAGTCATAGTTTGCCCTAGGTGTTCTCCTCGCCAAGTTCCTAGAAACAAATTTAATTCTGGGATCCAGAAATGTCCACTTGCGTTACTGGTTTGAGACTGGTAACGACCATCGTGGAAACGTCGCAATTCCAGCCGTTCTTCATAGGGATCAAACGTGACGTAGTTAGGAACTTGCAGGATCTGCTCATAGAAGTAAAGTTTGCCGTAGGGAGGAGTTGATCGCATGGACAGTTCCCCATTGTCTTCATCAGACAAAAACTCCATGACCACAGCTACAGGATCTCCTTGAAGATAGGGAGTATAGCTGCGACGGATAGTGCCAGGTGCCACAGGCTGCACATGGGGGACATATAGCCAGTCTGGCGCTTTGACCACTATTTTTTTATTTACAGTAGCTACTAACCCAAAGTTAGCGGCAATCAACATATCTGGCTGAATTAGGCCATTGGCCCCTAGAGCATCGGTCAAAGCCGCTGCTAAGGATGGTTGTT harbors:
- a CDS encoding ammonium transporter is translated as VLVIFMNAGFGMLETGFCRQKNAVNILSKNLIVFALATISFWAIGFGIMFGDGNAFMGTTGFFLAGPDNSPATGEDYKGIFGSLNWTGVPLAAKFLFQVAFAGTAATIVSGAVAERIKFIDFLIFSLLLVGISYPITGHWVWGGGWLYKIGFWDFAGSTVVHAVGGWAALVGAAILGPRIGKYVNGQPQAIPGHNLSIATLGCLILWIGWFGFNPGSTMGVGDGSAIAHIALTTNLAAAAGGIAATITAWMVFGKPDLSMIINGILAGLVAVTAGCAFYGNWPAVIVGAIGGIIVVFSVIFFDKIGIDDPVGAISVHLVNGAWGTLAVGIFGQGLNAGPKGLIAGNPGQIVTQLIGILSVGGLTVLLSFIFWYVLKAIFGMRVTREEELEGLDIGEHGMQAYSGFLKEPEPSTGSIPEGESVVSPG
- a CDS encoding Uma2 family endonuclease, whose protein sequence is MVLHVNPVQTTPIVTWEALPADYVLPDDPVENLQQPSLAAALTDALGANGLIQPDMLIAANFGLVATVNKKIVVKAPDWLYVPHVQPVAPGTIRRSYTPYLQGDPVAVVMEFLSDEDNGELSMRSTPPYGKLYFYEQILQVPNYVTFDPYEERLELRRFHDGRYQSQTSNASGHFWIPELNLFLGTWRGEHLGQTMTWLRWWDVHGNLLLWSAEQAEQERQRAEQERQRAEQERQRAEQERQRAEQERQRAEQERQRADILAAKLQELGIDPNTLK